One Oncorhynchus keta strain PuntledgeMale-10-30-2019 chromosome 22, Oket_V2, whole genome shotgun sequence DNA window includes the following coding sequences:
- the LOC118401576 gene encoding profilin-2-like, translated as MSWQGYVDNLMADGSCQDTAIVGYTDAKYVWASFPGGTFVNITVEEIDIIVGKDREAFFCGGLTLGQKKCSVIRDSLHTDGDWTMDIRTKSQGGEPTYNVSIGKAGKALVLVMGKEGVHGGQLNKKAFTMADYLRKAGY; from the exons ATGTCCTGGCAAGGCTACGTGGATAACCTGATGGCCGATGGCAGCTGCCAGGACACCGCCATTGTTGGTTACACGGACGCCAAATACGTCTGGGCATCGTTTCCCGGTGGTACATTTGTTAACATAACG GTTGAAGAAATCGACATCATCGTAGGAAAAGACCGAGAAGCGTTCTTCTGCGGTGGGCTGACCCTAGGCCAAAAGAAATGCTCCGTCATCAGAGACAGCCTCCACACCGACGGGGACTGGACAATGGACATCAGGACAAAGAGTCAAGGAGGAGAGCCCACGTATAACGTTTCCATAGGCAAAGCCGGCAAAG CGTTGGTCTTAGTCATGGGAAAGGAAGGTGTCCATGGAGGACAGCTCAACAAGAAGGCGTTTACAATGGCTGACTACCTGAGGAAGGCTGGATACTAA